One Devosia lacusdianchii genomic window carries:
- the phnE gene encoding phosphonate ABC transporter, permease protein PhnE codes for MADIAHSELSPAGQTLLQHYRGQVLTRRIYSVLIVVGVIVALGLAMSYANAANSGKFFERLPFMFDFIKNFVPNDPFEIFRAMLDIESPYYDGSQKFDYTSERFYLTDRLYIPNYIYQLVITVNIAIVSTIIGGSLAFCLCFFAATNLVGAGAVRWIMRRIMEVMRAFPEIVIAGLLTAILSIGPIAAIAAVSLHTIGALGKLFFEVVENADMKPDEGLRSVGATWLERVRFAIVPQVMPNFVSYALLRMEINVRASTIIGAVGGGGIGEAFRMSIGRDHAAKTYAIIILLLVTIIVIDQFSGWLRTRLVGRQSFELARGAA; via the coding sequence ATGGCCGATATCGCCCATTCCGAACTATCCCCCGCCGGCCAGACCCTGCTGCAGCATTACCGCGGGCAGGTGCTGACGCGCCGGATCTATTCGGTGCTGATCGTGGTGGGAGTCATCGTCGCTCTCGGCCTGGCGATGAGCTACGCCAATGCCGCCAATTCGGGGAAGTTCTTCGAGCGCCTCCCCTTCATGTTCGACTTCATCAAGAACTTCGTGCCCAACGATCCCTTCGAGATCTTCCGGGCCATGCTCGATATCGAGTCGCCCTATTATGACGGCAGCCAGAAGTTCGACTACACGTCCGAGCGGTTCTATCTGACCGATCGCCTCTACATCCCCAATTACATCTACCAGCTCGTCATCACCGTAAACATCGCCATCGTCTCGACTATTATCGGCGGGTCGCTGGCCTTCTGCCTGTGCTTCTTCGCTGCCACGAACCTGGTTGGCGCGGGTGCTGTGCGCTGGATCATGCGCCGCATCATGGAAGTCATGCGCGCCTTCCCTGAGATTGTGATCGCCGGTCTTTTGACGGCTATCCTCTCCATCGGCCCGATCGCCGCCATCGCGGCCGTGTCGCTGCATACGATCGGCGCGCTGGGCAAGCTGTTCTTCGAAGTGGTCGAAAATGCCGACATGAAGCCCGATGAGGGGCTGCGTTCGGTGGGCGCTACCTGGCTCGAGCGCGTGCGCTTCGCCATCGTGCCGCAGGTCATGCCCAACTTCGTCAGCTATGCGCTGCTGCGCATGGAGATCAATGTCCGCGCTTCCACCATTATCGGTGCGGTGGGCGGCGGCGGCATCGGCGAGGCCTTTCGCATGTCCATCGGGCGCGACCATGCGGCCAAGACCTATGCGATCATCATCCTGCTGCTGGTGACCATTATCGTCATCGACCAGTTCTCGGGCTGGCTGCGCACGCGGCTGGTGGGCAGGCAGAGCTTCGAACTGGCCCGGGGAGCCGCGTGA
- the phnE gene encoding phosphonate ABC transporter, permease protein PhnE, producing the protein MSISVAERNRLHAKYPEVFRQNVFQRWGLPLGLGAAALYLVFCWFFFNVGPAIQNGKWDRAAIYLQDWFSWRATPRLRFGEDGTITPQWSSRGQYPKDATIDWLVPNADGSMTVTFGGDDRLDITTSEVNVTVDGQTYPVAITPDAALASADAAGAIVQDGQKVLVDYGFAGQAEIRDNQVYVQRRFLGWANFLYDPTSPLWGNDLFSSIGLMFSGDRVNPDMSNAQFVLHQWLNNQAWQHGDILTKLLQTLVMAFVGTLFATLLAFPLAFIAARNITPNRPANWLMKRFFDFIRSVDMLIWALFFTRGFGPGPIPGIAAIFFTDTGALGKVYAEALENVDDKQREGMKSVGASPAAVNRYGVVPQVLPVFVSQSLYFWESNTRSATVIGAVGAGGIGLKLLEAMGTNSDWDKVAYMVLLILGVVFVFDNISNAIRSRLIGPAAH; encoded by the coding sequence ATGAGCATTTCCGTTGCCGAGCGCAATCGCCTGCACGCCAAGTATCCCGAGGTCTTCCGGCAGAACGTCTTCCAGCGCTGGGGCCTGCCCCTCGGCCTGGGCGCAGCGGCGCTCTACCTGGTCTTCTGCTGGTTCTTCTTCAATGTCGGCCCGGCCATCCAGAACGGCAAATGGGACCGCGCCGCGATCTATCTGCAGGACTGGTTCTCCTGGCGCGCCACGCCGCGTCTGCGCTTTGGCGAGGATGGCACCATTACCCCGCAATGGTCGAGCCGCGGGCAATACCCCAAGGACGCGACCATCGATTGGCTGGTGCCCAATGCCGATGGCAGCATGACCGTCACCTTTGGTGGCGACGACCGGCTGGACATCACGACATCCGAGGTCAACGTCACCGTCGATGGCCAGACCTATCCGGTCGCCATTACCCCCGATGCGGCTCTGGCTTCTGCCGATGCGGCGGGCGCGATCGTGCAGGACGGACAGAAGGTGCTGGTTGACTATGGCTTTGCCGGCCAGGCCGAAATCCGCGACAACCAGGTCTATGTGCAGCGCCGTTTCCTCGGCTGGGCCAACTTCCTCTACGACCCGACTTCGCCGCTCTGGGGCAACGACCTGTTTAGCAGCATCGGCTTGATGTTCAGCGGCGACCGCGTCAACCCGGACATGTCCAACGCGCAGTTCGTGCTGCATCAGTGGCTGAACAACCAGGCCTGGCAGCATGGCGATATCCTGACCAAGCTGTTGCAGACACTGGTCATGGCCTTTGTCGGTACGCTGTTCGCGACACTGCTCGCCTTCCCACTGGCCTTTATCGCCGCGCGTAACATCACGCCCAACCGGCCGGCCAATTGGCTGATGAAGCGCTTCTTCGATTTCATCCGCTCAGTCGATATGCTGATCTGGGCGCTGTTCTTCACCCGTGGCTTCGGCCCCGGACCGATACCCGGCATCGCGGCCATTTTCTTCACCGACACTGGCGCCCTGGGCAAGGTCTATGCGGAGGCGCTAGAAAACGTCGACGACAAGCAGCGTGAAGGCATGAAGTCAGTGGGCGCCAGCCCGGCTGCCGTCAATCGTTATGGCGTTGTGCCGCAGGTGCTGCCGGTCTTCGTGTCGCAGTCGCTCTATTTCTGGGAAAGCAATACGCGTTCGGCGACGGTGATCGGTGCGGTGGGGGCGGGCGGTATCGGTCTCAAGCTGCTGGAGGCGATGGGCACCAACTCCGACTGGGACAAGGTTGCCTATATGGTGCTGCTGATCCTGGGCGTAGTGTTCGTGTTCGACAACATCTCCAATGCCATCCGGTCGCGGTTGATCGGGCCTGCCGCGCATTGA
- the dinB gene encoding DNA polymerase IV — translation MVDAATILHADLDAFYASVEQLLDPGLRGKPIAVGGGVVLAASYEAKRFGVYGGMPGRKAKELCPQLIFVGGHFGEYQRLGDAAMKILDDYTPLVERISIDEAFADVAGTEHLFGSPETIAIAIRRRVRDELGLPISVGVARTKHLAKIGSQVAKPDGMVVIDPARELEFLHELPVELMWGVGPVTKAKLAEEGVVTIGQLAQTTGGSLERLLGHAAGEKLFALAWNRDPRAIVTDHRARSAGAQSALGRRPFREQVFRPTLRLLADRIGSRLRGKEWSGRTITTRVRFADMRAVTRAMTLGAPISATTTIAEVAEELVRGVRQEFPHERDISLLAISVSHLVPDRAMQFEFTLGGAEDARRPGTRTGAARRQADGAMDKVRNRFGWDAIGYGSVILEAPRSVPDAFRELAEKQL, via the coding sequence ATCGTGGATGCGGCGACAATCCTTCATGCTGACCTCGACGCATTCTATGCCTCGGTCGAGCAATTGCTGGACCCTGGCCTGCGCGGCAAGCCGATCGCGGTCGGTGGCGGCGTCGTGCTGGCGGCGTCTTACGAAGCCAAGCGGTTCGGTGTTTATGGCGGCATGCCGGGGCGCAAGGCGAAGGAACTCTGCCCGCAGTTGATATTCGTCGGCGGCCACTTCGGGGAGTATCAGCGGCTCGGCGACGCTGCGATGAAAATCCTCGACGATTACACGCCGCTCGTCGAGCGCATCTCTATCGACGAAGCCTTTGCCGATGTGGCTGGGACGGAACATCTGTTCGGCTCGCCGGAGACCATAGCCATCGCCATCCGCCGCCGCGTGCGCGATGAACTCGGCCTGCCGATATCGGTGGGGGTGGCGCGTACCAAGCATTTGGCCAAGATTGGCTCGCAAGTCGCCAAACCCGACGGCATGGTCGTGATCGACCCGGCCCGCGAGCTGGAATTTTTGCACGAATTGCCGGTGGAGTTGATGTGGGGTGTCGGGCCGGTCACCAAGGCCAAGCTGGCCGAGGAGGGCGTGGTGACCATCGGCCAGTTGGCGCAGACGACCGGCGGTTCGCTGGAACGCCTGCTTGGCCATGCCGCCGGCGAGAAGCTGTTTGCGCTCGCCTGGAACCGCGATCCGCGCGCCATCGTCACCGACCATCGGGCCCGCTCGGCGGGAGCGCAGTCGGCGCTGGGACGCAGGCCGTTCCGCGAACAGGTGTTCCGCCCTACCCTGCGGCTCCTGGCCGACCGCATCGGCTCGCGACTGCGCGGCAAAGAATGGTCTGGCCGGACGATCACCACTCGCGTGCGTTTCGCCGATATGCGTGCGGTGACCCGGGCCATGACGCTCGGAGCGCCGATCTCGGCAACCACCACCATCGCGGAAGTCGCTGAGGAGCTGGTGCGAGGCGTGCGCCAGGAGTTTCCGCACGAACGCGACATCTCCCTGCTCGCCATTTCGGTATCGCATCTCGTGCCCGACCGGGCCATGCAGTTCGAGTTTACGCTAGGCGGCGCCGAGGATGCGCGCCGCCCCGGCACCCGCACAGGTGCGGCGCGGCGCCAGGCCGATGGGGCCATGGACAAGGTCCGCAACCGCTTCGGCTGGGATGCCATCGGCTATGGATCGGTGATACTGGAAGCGCCACGCTCGGTACCAGACGCGTTCAGGGAGCTGGCGGAGAAGCAGCTGTAG
- a CDS encoding EAL domain-containing protein gives MFSVVDFFFVGHDFRFVAMAAVVCLISSYACMSLVRHGRRTEGGMRTLWNAVAAVAVGFGIWATHFLAVLAFRPGFDFAYDIALTAVSLGLAIAVCALGIAMAMHGTGKKDHFLGGAVVGIAISTMHYTGIAALVMGGSIGWDSGMVAISIIAGMILGGISFVTAMSGGWKNLALGTALLTAAICAMHFTAMGAADFSMCFPLTANGNLAGGWIAAAVAFVSLLILAAAFGSVLLDEADRRRTAREREREKADAERLSEVTGRLELAMRHMAQGLSLYDSHGVLRLHNKRLPLLLGLDPETDLTGKTFREVCRLAIIGPGPAPANVEDLADRVVAQHQPLIHGAGGDVVHTFANDRSVRVTHNPIGDGSWVATIDDITERRRSEEAIAHLARHDSLTGLPNRALFNERFEAALNEADAGDNNLAVIAIDLDRFKEINDTYGHAAGDGVLQALANRLTEGLKDGEVVARLGGDEFGALKSFTSMDNLRDFLARIEAALFGRVAIDGTELSTAGSIGVAIYPDDGADRSKLMSNADLAMYRAKAEFDRRICYYEREMDEHARQRRDMAKDIWAALEMDAFYLVYQVQKSVATGEITGYEVLLRWDRPGYGNVSPADFIPVAEECGAIGAIGNWVLRMACLDAASWPEPYKIAVNVSGLQLAQVELIDTVRNALIRSGLAPARLELEVTETAIIADKKRALHILRQIKAIGVSIAIDDFGTGYSSLETLRSFPFDKIKLDRSFMTEVEVNDQSKAIVRAILALGRSLSVPVLAEGVETSAQLDVLRIEGCNEAQGFLLGRPGHIDWADTLEPLLVNAR, from the coding sequence TTGTTCTCAGTAGTCGATTTCTTTTTTGTCGGGCACGACTTCCGCTTCGTTGCCATGGCCGCTGTCGTGTGCCTCATCTCCTCCTATGCCTGCATGAGCCTTGTGCGGCATGGACGCCGCACCGAAGGGGGCATGCGCACCTTGTGGAACGCGGTGGCGGCGGTAGCTGTGGGCTTCGGCATCTGGGCCACGCATTTCCTTGCGGTGCTGGCCTTTCGGCCCGGCTTCGATTTCGCCTACGACATCGCGCTAACCGCCGTCTCGCTGGGCTTAGCCATCGCTGTCTGTGCCCTCGGCATTGCCATGGCCATGCACGGTACCGGCAAGAAGGACCACTTTCTTGGCGGCGCGGTGGTGGGTATCGCGATTTCGACCATGCACTATACCGGCATTGCCGCGCTGGTGATGGGCGGCAGCATTGGTTGGGATAGCGGCATGGTCGCCATCTCGATCATCGCCGGCATGATCCTTGGTGGCATCTCTTTCGTGACCGCCATGTCGGGAGGCTGGAAGAACCTGGCGCTGGGCACAGCGCTGCTGACGGCGGCGATCTGTGCGATGCACTTCACGGCCATGGGTGCGGCCGACTTCTCGATGTGCTTCCCGCTGACCGCCAACGGCAACCTGGCCGGCGGCTGGATTGCTGCAGCCGTTGCGTTCGTTTCGCTACTGATCCTCGCCGCAGCGTTCGGCAGCGTGCTGCTCGACGAGGCCGACCGTCGTCGCACGGCGCGCGAACGCGAGCGCGAGAAGGCTGATGCCGAGAGGCTCAGCGAGGTCACCGGCCGACTGGAACTGGCAATGCGTCACATGGCGCAAGGCCTCAGCCTCTATGACAGCCATGGCGTGCTGCGCCTGCACAACAAGCGACTGCCCCTTCTGCTCGGGCTCGACCCGGAAACCGACCTGACGGGCAAGACCTTCCGCGAGGTCTGCCGGCTGGCCATCATCGGCCCGGGCCCTGCGCCCGCCAATGTCGAAGACCTTGCCGATCGCGTCGTCGCCCAGCACCAGCCGCTTATCCACGGCGCGGGCGGCGATGTCGTGCACACCTTCGCCAATGACCGCTCGGTGCGCGTCACCCACAATCCGATCGGCGATGGCTCTTGGGTGGCCACCATCGACGACATTACCGAGCGGCGGCGATCGGAGGAAGCGATTGCCCACCTGGCGCGCCATGACAGCCTGACCGGATTGCCGAACCGCGCGCTGTTCAACGAACGCTTTGAGGCGGCTCTCAACGAAGCCGATGCCGGCGACAACAATCTGGCCGTCATCGCCATCGATCTCGACCGGTTCAAGGAAATCAACGATACCTATGGCCACGCCGCAGGCGACGGCGTGCTGCAGGCTCTCGCCAACCGCCTTACCGAGGGACTAAAGGATGGCGAAGTCGTCGCCCGGCTCGGCGGCGATGAGTTCGGCGCGCTTAAATCCTTCACCTCGATGGATAACCTGCGCGACTTTCTCGCGCGCATCGAAGCGGCCCTATTTGGTCGCGTTGCCATCGACGGCACCGAACTCAGCACTGCGGGCAGCATTGGCGTCGCCATCTATCCCGACGACGGCGCGGACCGCTCCAAACTCATGAGCAATGCCGACCTGGCCATGTATCGGGCCAAGGCCGAGTTCGACCGGCGCATCTGCTACTATGAAAGAGAGATGGACGAACACGCCCGGCAACGCCGAGACATGGCCAAGGACATCTGGGCCGCGTTGGAAATGGACGCCTTCTACCTTGTCTACCAGGTGCAGAAATCCGTCGCGACCGGCGAAATCACCGGCTACGAGGTGTTGCTGCGCTGGGACAGGCCCGGCTATGGCAATGTCTCGCCCGCCGACTTCATCCCGGTGGCCGAGGAATGCGGGGCCATTGGCGCCATCGGCAACTGGGTTCTCCGCATGGCCTGCCTCGATGCCGCGTCCTGGCCCGAACCCTACAAGATCGCCGTCAACGTATCGGGTTTGCAACTGGCACAGGTCGAGCTGATCGACACCGTGCGCAATGCGCTGATCCGCTCCGGACTGGCCCCGGCGCGGCTTGAGCTGGAAGTCACCGAGACGGCCATCATCGCCGACAAGAAGCGGGCGCTGCACATCCTGCGGCAAATCAAGGCTATCGGCGTGTCGATTGCCATCGACGATTTTGGCACCGGCTATTCCTCGCTCGAAACGCTGCGCAGCTTCCCCTTCGACAAGATCAAGCTCGATCGCTCGTTCATGACCGAAGTGGAGGTGAACGACCAGTCCAAGGCCATCGTGCGCGCCATTCTGGCCCTGGGGCGCAGCCTCAGCGTGCCGGTATTGGCGGAGGGTGTGGAGACCAGCGCTCAGCTCGACGTGCTGCGCATCGAGGGGTGTAACGAAGCGCAGGGCTTCCTGCTCGGGCGGCCGGGCCACATCGACTGGGCCGACACGCTCGAACCGTTGCTGGTCAACGCCCGCTAG
- a CDS encoding SDR family NAD(P)-dependent oxidoreductase, which produces MTTLRIPDLSGKALLITGASTGIGAALAQAFAAQGASVGVHYNASKDAADAVVRAIAAAGGKAVLVRADATKSYEIARAVEETAASFGRLDGLINNAGGMVGRMAYADMDDAYYDQVMDLNGRSVVAASRAAIPHLKRQGGFIINTSSIAARNGAGNGAGLYGSSKALVSNITRGMAKELIGFGIRVNAVAPGVIDTPFHERYSTEAQMKAMLATIPQGRVGTAEDCVGAYLFLASEALSGYLIGQVIEVNGGQLMP; this is translated from the coding sequence ATGACAACGCTCCGCATACCTGACCTGTCCGGAAAAGCGCTGTTGATCACGGGGGCCTCTACCGGCATAGGTGCGGCTCTGGCCCAAGCCTTCGCCGCGCAAGGCGCTTCGGTGGGCGTGCATTACAACGCCAGCAAGGACGCTGCCGATGCAGTGGTGCGCGCAATCGCCGCGGCCGGCGGCAAGGCCGTGCTGGTCCGCGCCGACGCCACCAAGTCATACGAGATCGCCCGCGCGGTCGAGGAAACGGCAGCCTCGTTCGGCCGGCTCGATGGCCTCATCAACAATGCCGGCGGCATGGTTGGACGCATGGCCTATGCGGATATGGACGACGCCTATTACGACCAGGTGATGGATCTCAACGGCCGTTCGGTCGTCGCCGCCTCGCGCGCGGCAATCCCGCATCTCAAGCGCCAGGGCGGGTTCATCATCAACACCAGCTCCATCGCCGCCCGCAACGGGGCGGGCAATGGCGCCGGGCTCTATGGATCATCCAAGGCGCTGGTGTCGAACATCACGCGTGGCATGGCCAAGGAGCTGATCGGCTTCGGCATCCGCGTCAACGCGGTCGCACCGGGTGTCATCGATACGCCGTTCCACGAGCGCTATTCGACCGAGGCGCAGATGAAGGCAATGCTGGCGACCATTCCGCAGGGGCGCGTCGGCACGGCCGAGGATTGCGTCGGCGCCTACCTCTTCCTCGCCTCCGAAGCTCTCTCCGGCTATCTCATCGGCCAGGTCATCGAGGTCAATGGCGGTCAGTTGATGCCCTAG
- a CDS encoding glucan biosynthesis protein, whose amino-acid sequence MKRHTESLPNRRAVLFGAGAAIALISTTSLTSFAFAQGEPVEALPFDFDSFTARMKDLAGTAYEPVTFTLPESFNGLDYDAYRRIQFRPDHGVWAALGIGYQVHAFHPGWLFKEPVKLFEIKDGLAEPVIFGSADFDYHDAAVEEAVAGEVFPGVAGLRINYPLNSPDKVDELVTFLGASYFRALGRDNVYGLSARGLLMNSWLDIPEEFPRFSEFYVERPSVAGGPLVVYAALESASVTGAYRFVITPASNAAQETVMDVTARLNFRSDVKELGIAPLTSMFLFADANRAGFDDYRPQVHDSNGLLIERETGEIMWRALNNSPALGNSYLWENNPKAFGLYQRGRDFETYQDAGAHYERRPSLRVEPAGNWGQGSVRLIEIPAKLEADDNIGAFWIPAEPALAGQSREFGYRLIWGDLNPEINSDLAYVAETRSGQGGVSGVENAVSLRKFVVDFAGAALADISAETPPDVVATVSGGVAQHTALSRIDANGAWRLVFDVETDGTAPLELRAYLVGSGRQLTETWLYQWRPAA is encoded by the coding sequence GTGAAGCGTCACACCGAAAGCCTGCCGAACCGTCGCGCCGTACTCTTCGGAGCCGGCGCCGCGATTGCTCTGATCTCCACCACTTCGCTGACCTCCTTCGCGTTCGCCCAAGGCGAGCCGGTTGAAGCGCTGCCTTTCGACTTCGACAGTTTCACCGCCCGCATGAAGGATCTGGCTGGTACGGCCTATGAGCCGGTGACCTTCACCCTGCCGGAAAGCTTCAACGGCCTCGACTACGATGCCTATCGCCGCATCCAGTTCCGGCCCGACCATGGTGTGTGGGCCGCGCTGGGCATCGGCTATCAGGTGCATGCTTTCCATCCGGGCTGGCTGTTCAAGGAGCCGGTCAAGCTATTCGAGATCAAGGACGGGCTCGCCGAGCCGGTGATCTTCGGTTCCGCCGATTTCGACTATCACGACGCTGCGGTCGAAGAAGCCGTTGCCGGCGAGGTTTTCCCCGGCGTTGCGGGCCTGCGCATCAACTATCCGCTCAATAGCCCCGACAAGGTCGACGAGCTGGTGACGTTCCTCGGCGCGAGCTACTTCCGCGCTCTTGGCCGTGACAATGTCTACGGCCTCAGCGCCCGCGGACTGTTGATGAACTCGTGGCTCGATATTCCCGAGGAATTCCCGCGCTTCTCCGAATTCTACGTCGAGCGGCCATCGGTCGCCGGCGGACCGTTGGTGGTTTATGCGGCGCTTGAAAGCGCCAGCGTCACCGGCGCCTATCGTTTCGTCATCACTCCGGCCAGCAATGCTGCGCAGGAAACGGTGATGGATGTGACGGCGCGGCTCAATTTCCGCAGCGACGTCAAGGAGCTGGGTATCGCCCCGCTGACCTCAATGTTCCTGTTTGCCGATGCAAACCGGGCCGGTTTCGACGATTACCGGCCGCAGGTGCATGATAGCAACGGTCTGCTGATCGAGCGGGAAACCGGCGAGATCATGTGGCGGGCGCTCAACAATTCCCCGGCGCTGGGCAATTCTTACCTTTGGGAAAACAACCCCAAGGCGTTCGGGCTCTACCAGCGCGGCCGCGACTTCGAGACCTACCAGGATGCCGGCGCGCATTACGAACGCCGTCCGTCGCTGCGGGTGGAACCGGCAGGCAATTGGGGCCAGGGTTCGGTCAGGTTGATCGAGATTCCCGCCAAGCTGGAAGCCGACGACAATATCGGGGCCTTCTGGATCCCCGCGGAACCGGCGCTTGCCGGGCAATCTCGCGAATTCGGTTACCGCCTGATCTGGGGTGACCTTAATCCGGAAATCAATTCGGACTTGGCTTACGTGGCCGAAACCCGGTCAGGGCAGGGGGGCGTCTCGGGTGTCGAGAACGCCGTCAGCCTGCGCAAGTTCGTGGTCGACTTCGCCGGCGCTGCGCTGGCGGATATTTCTGCGGAGACGCCGCCAGATGTGGTGGCAACTGTTTCCGGCGGGGTGGCGCAACATACCGCGCTTTCGCGCATTGATGCCAACGGGGCGTGGCGTCTGGTCTTCGACGTGGAGACCGATGGCACGGCACCGCTCGAGCTCAGGGCTTACCTGGTCGGGTCGGGTCGTCAGCTAACCGAAACCTGGCTCTATCAGTGGAGACCCGCAGCATGA